In Odocoileus virginianus isolate 20LAN1187 ecotype Illinois chromosome 5, Ovbor_1.2, whole genome shotgun sequence, a single window of DNA contains:
- the PLEKHO1 gene encoding pleckstrin homology domain-containing family O member 1 isoform X2, whose amino-acid sequence MAVASTSTSDGMLTLDLIQEEDPSPEEPTSCAESFRVDLDKSVAQLAGSRRRADSDRVQPSSDRAGGLPRLWEKPDKGATYTPQAPKKLTATEKSRCASLEEILSQRDTAPAHTLQRRAEDPPTPIPPHPGQLSRIQDLVARKLEKTQELLAEVQGLGDGKRKAKDPPRSPPDSESEQLLLETERLLGEASSNWSQAKRVLQEVRELRDLYRQMDLQTPDSHLRQTTQHSQYRKSLM is encoded by the exons ATGGCTGTG GCTTCAACCTCTACCTCGGATGGGATGCTGACCTTGGACCTGATCCAGGAGGAAGACCCTTCCCCTGAGGAGCCAACCTCCTGTGCTGAGAGCTTCCGGGTCGACCTGGATAAGTCTGTGGCCCAGCTCGCAGGCAGCCGGCGGAGAGCAGACTCGGATCGTGTCCAGCCCTCCTCGGACCGGGCAGGTGGCCTTCCCCGACTCTGGGAAAAGCCAGACAAAGGGGCCACCTACACCCCACAGGCACCCAAGAAGTTGACCGCCACAGAAAAAAGCCGTTGTGCCTCCCTGGAGGAGATCTTGTCTCAGCGGGACACTGCACCAGCCCACACCCTCCAACGACGGGCCGAggaccccccaacccccatcccaccccacccggGGCAGCTGTCCCGGATCCAGGACCTGGTAGCCAGGAAACTGGAGAAGACTCAGGAGCTGCTGGCAGAGGTTCAGGGACTGGGAGACGGGAAGCGAAAGGCCAAGGACCCCCCTCGGTCTCCTCCCGATTCTGAGTCAGAGCAGCTGCTGCTGGAGACGGAGCGGCTGCTGGGAGAGGCATCATCCAATTGGAGCCAGGCGAAGAGGGTGCTGCAGGAGGTCAGGGAGCTGAGGGACCTGTACAGACAGATGGACCTGCAGACCCCCGACTCCCACCTCAGACAGACCACCCAGCACAGTCAGTACCGGAAGAGCCTGATGTGA
- the PLEKHO1 gene encoding pleckstrin homology domain-containing family O member 1 isoform X1, translated as MMKKNNSTKRGPQDGNHQCAPPEKVGWVRKFCGKGIFREIWKNRYVVLKGDQLYISEKEVKDEKNIQEVFDLSDYEKCEELRKSKSRSKKNHSKFTLAHSKQPGNTAPNLIFLAVSPEEKESWINALNSAITRAKNRVLDEVTVEEDSYLAHPTRDRAKIQHSRRPPTRGHLMAVASTSTSDGMLTLDLIQEEDPSPEEPTSCAESFRVDLDKSVAQLAGSRRRADSDRVQPSSDRAGGLPRLWEKPDKGATYTPQAPKKLTATEKSRCASLEEILSQRDTAPAHTLQRRAEDPPTPIPPHPGQLSRIQDLVARKLEKTQELLAEVQGLGDGKRKAKDPPRSPPDSESEQLLLETERLLGEASSNWSQAKRVLQEVRELRDLYRQMDLQTPDSHLRQTTQHSQYRKSLM; from the exons ATGATGAAGAAGAACAATTCCACCAAGAGG GGGCCTCAGGATGGAAACCATCAGTGTGCACCGCCTGAGAAGGTCGGCTGGGTCCGGAAATTCTGCGGGAAAGGGATTTTCAGGGAGATTTGGAAAAACCGCTACGTGGTGCTGAAAGGGGACCAGCTCTACATCTCTGAAAAGGAG gtaaaagatgagaaaaacattCAAGAGGTGTTTGACCTGAGTGACTATGAGAAGTGTGAAGAGCTCCGGAAATCCAAGAGCAGGAGCAAGAAGAATCATAGCAAGTTCACTCTTGCCCACTCCAAACAGCCCGGGAACACG GCACCTAACCTGATCTTCCTGGCAGTGAGTCCGGAAGAGAAGGAATCATGGATCAATGCCCTCAACTCCGCCATCACCCGAGCCAAGAACCGCGTCTTGGATGAG GTCACCGTTGAGGAGGACAGCTATCTCGCCCACCCTACTAGAGACAGGGCAAAAATCCAGCACTCCCGCCGCCCTCCGACTCGGGGACACCTAATGGCTGTG GCTTCAACCTCTACCTCGGATGGGATGCTGACCTTGGACCTGATCCAGGAGGAAGACCCTTCCCCTGAGGAGCCAACCTCCTGTGCTGAGAGCTTCCGGGTCGACCTGGATAAGTCTGTGGCCCAGCTCGCAGGCAGCCGGCGGAGAGCAGACTCGGATCGTGTCCAGCCCTCCTCGGACCGGGCAGGTGGCCTTCCCCGACTCTGGGAAAAGCCAGACAAAGGGGCCACCTACACCCCACAGGCACCCAAGAAGTTGACCGCCACAGAAAAAAGCCGTTGTGCCTCCCTGGAGGAGATCTTGTCTCAGCGGGACACTGCACCAGCCCACACCCTCCAACGACGGGCCGAggaccccccaacccccatcccaccccacccggGGCAGCTGTCCCGGATCCAGGACCTGGTAGCCAGGAAACTGGAGAAGACTCAGGAGCTGCTGGCAGAGGTTCAGGGACTGGGAGACGGGAAGCGAAAGGCCAAGGACCCCCCTCGGTCTCCTCCCGATTCTGAGTCAGAGCAGCTGCTGCTGGAGACGGAGCGGCTGCTGGGAGAGGCATCATCCAATTGGAGCCAGGCGAAGAGGGTGCTGCAGGAGGTCAGGGAGCTGAGGGACCTGTACAGACAGATGGACCTGCAGACCCCCGACTCCCACCTCAGACAGACCACCCAGCACAGTCAGTACCGGAAGAGCCTGATGTGA